Genomic DNA from Pistricoccus aurantiacus:
TGGCGAGTGACGCGGGAGGGGAATTAGTGAGGCGTGGAATCGAGCCGCGCCGATAAACGGCGCATAACGAAATGATCTTGCCCATCAACGGTGATAAAACCGCTGCGAAGCGGAGGGTTTGGCATCCGGTGCGTGATCTGGTTAGCTACCGATCCTCACGCAAGCGACCTTCGACATACTTGTGGAGGATGCTGGCAACAAGTGTCTGGTAGGGAATACCCTCGGCCAGCGCTTTTTTCTGCAGCCCCCGGAGATCCTTGGAAGAAAGCCTGATGTTGATGCGGGCATCTTTCTTGAACATGGCCTCGGCGTACTGTTGATGCCGCGCTTTACGATCCTTGATATCTGGCGTTCGCTGCAACTCTCCAGCATCGAACGCGTCCAGGATTTCCTGCTCGTCTTTATCCAGCCTGTTCATTTCGGACCTCCCCAATAGGTCTTGGTCGCTTTTCGACTCGAAATAATCGTTTTCAGAAAAACTTCATCCTCCGATTCTACAAAGGGCACGAGATAGGTGTACCCCTCTATTTCAATCACATGAATCTGCTGGTCCGGATACCGTTCCTAATTCGGATGCTCAAACGTATCCAGGATATCTCCGATCGAGATATGCAAAACTACATCCTCGAACGAGATACTCCTTTCCACTTGGAGAAGCTTGTTCTTCTCTGAACTCCATGTGTCGGTTTCATGGTCTAAAATATAGAACCATATGTGCTTTTTGTACTCAACGTTCGGCTCATGTGCCGGTTGGAGCCGCAAATCGGCGGAAAATCGGTCGCTGTGCAGCCGTTTGTTATGTCCTCAATGACATGCTAAGTTGTGTATAAAAGCAAGCAACCATACACATAGGTGCACCATGAGAACAAACATTGTCATTGACGACCAGTTAATGGCCGAAGCCCTCAAAGTCTCCGGTTACGAAACCAAAAAGGAGGCCGTTGAGCAAGGCCTCAAACTTCTAGTCCAGCTTTGCAAACAGCAGGAAATTCGGAAGTTACGCGGCAAGATCAAGTGGGAAGGCGACCTAAGTGAAATGAGGGGTGCCGAATGATTCTGGTGGATACCAGCGTCTGGATCGACTATTTCAATGGAGTCGAAAACCCA
This window encodes:
- a CDS encoding type II toxin-antitoxin system VapB family antitoxin; the encoded protein is MRTNIVIDDQLMAEALKVSGYETKKEAVEQGLKLLVQLCKQQEIRKLRGKIKWEGDLSEMRGAE
- a CDS encoding antitoxin; protein product: MNRLDKDEQEILDAFDAGELQRTPDIKDRKARHQQYAEAMFKKDARINIRLSSKDLRGLQKKALAEGIPYQTLVASILHKYVEGRLREDR